A stretch of the Acanthopagrus latus isolate v.2019 chromosome 9, fAcaLat1.1, whole genome shotgun sequence genome encodes the following:
- the mpc2b gene encoding mitochondrial pyruvate carrier 2b: MAALRASYHRILDRIEHMLPAKLRPLYNHPAGPKTVFFWAPMFKWGLVGAGLADMTRPAEKLSVSQSAVLTATGLIWSRYSLVIIPKNWNLFFVNFFLGSAGASQLYRIWRYEQDQKAKALEAAES; this comes from the exons ATGGCTGCGCTGAGAGCGTCCTATCACAGGATTTTGGACAGGATCGAGCACATGCTGCCCGCCAAGCTGAGACCTTTGTACAACCACCCGGCAG GtccaaaaacagttttcttctGGGCCCCGATGTTTAAATGG ggTTTGGTTGGAGCTGGTTTGGCTGATATGACTCGACCAGCAGAGAAACTCAGTGTGTCCCAGTCTGCAGTACTGACAGCCACAG GCCTGATCTGGTCCAGATACTCATTGGTCATCATCCCGAAGAACTGGAACCTGTTTTTCGTCAACTTCTTCCTCGGCAGCGCAGGAGCCTCCCAGCTCTACAGGATCTGGAG GTACGAGCAGGATCAGAAGGCGAAGGCTTTGGAGGCTGCGGAGTCCTGA